Part of the Bacteroidia bacterium genome, CTAAAAGATTACTATACACATACGCACAAGCATAAGAACGCGAAGTTTCTCGGACTAAGGTTTCTCTAACTTTGGTTTTACCAAAAGCAAAATGAGAAGCGCTCGGATTGAGAATGATATCTACGTTGTTAAGATAATGATTTTGAGCAGGTCTAACGCCGTTCCAAGCATCTTCGCAGATTTCAAAACCTATTCTTACGCCGTCTATTTCAAAGATCAAATCTCCCAACGGATAGCTTTGTCCTTCAATTTCATATTTTACTACTAAGTTGTCTGTCCATTTTTTGAACCAACGAGGTTCGTAGTGTATTCCATCGCCTGCTAGTTCCTGCTTAGCCACAAAACCTAATATTTTTTGGTTTTGTATCAAAGCTACTGTATTGAAAACCATGTTTTCATATACAAGGGGTAGCCCCACAGATACAACAATATTTTCGCAATACGGTAAAATATTCAAAAGAGTTTTGAGTGAGTATTCAGGGACATAATCACTAAAAAACATATCTTCACACCCATATCCTGAAATGGCTAACTCTGGCAGACACAAAATTCCTACTTGTTCTTGCCTTGCTTGTAGAATAGCTTGTACAATCCTTTCTTGGTTGCCTTGCCAATCCATTGGCGTTTGATTGACAGATGCACCTGCTACTTTGATGTATTTCATTGGACTTTCTTTTACAAACAACAAAAATAGTTTAAATGTCAAATTATTTGTACAATAGACAAGCTGTTAAATTGTAGGCGCATATCCATAAAAGTAAATTTTGTAATAGAATTAGTCAAAGACGTTAAAAAACTTTTTACAGAAATACCACAATGAAGTGAAAAAACTTAAGATAATAGATGACTTCCGCTAGGGATGCATATTTTTCAATACTCTCGATCTTTCCATTTTAGCTTAAGGGGTAGAATAAAATACACAAACAATATCGGAATAAGCCCCATTTGATACAAGGTATAAACAGGAACTGCCCACAGCCAGTTTTTATACCAAGTTTGTAGCTTACTAAAAATAGATAGCAGTAGCACACTATTTACCAAAGTCTTACATAAGAATAAAATGGCAAATAATGAAATAGATTTGATAAAACTTAGACACATTACTATTTCTACGCATACGTTGAATAGCATAAGCAGCCAAATGAAAAAGGGCAATTCCATTCCTCCTTTTAGCCATCTTTTGCGTTGCTGAAGCCACTTATGCAAGGAAGAAGCACCATAAGTGATATTCGTATTTAATGGGCTAAAAATCCACTTTGCAGTATAATCAGTACGTTTGAGTATTTCTTTGAATAGTTTGTAATCTTCTGTAAAACTAAAAGGTATATTTTCATAGCCGCCTACTGCCTTGTAAGCTGCACTACGAACAGCCATATTATTCCCTATGGCAGTAATCGGCAAGCGAATGTTAAGATTGGCTTTGGCTATGCCCATGTAAAATAGCCAATCTATACTTTGTAAAACATTGAAAAACCCTTTGGGCAAAATGTATGTAGTACCACAAACTATTCCTACTTTTGAAGAGTCAAATCCACTTACAAGCGTGCCTATCCACGTTTTGGGTGTGATAATATCCGCATCGGTAATACATAAGATTTCTGCATCAGTTTTGTGGGCAAGTTGGGCTAGTACATTTTGTTTAGCTTTGAGTCCCCATAAATTTTGAGTAATCTTTACATAATGAAAATTAGGTTTATCCTTGATAAATTTCTGCACAATAAGTGCAGTATTATCAGTGGAATCGTCATCACCTATCCAGACTTCAAAGTATTCTTTGGGATAATCTTGGGCATACAAAGACTGCAAACAAGGTAAAATATTTTTCTCTTCGTTCCGACAAGCAACAAGTACTGCTACTTTTTTATATGTCTGTGAGTGAGGTTTATATCTTTCTATCCACAAAATTACTGCATAGCATATTACCTGTACAGCATATATTCCTAAAATAATTTCAATCCACATACAAAGTTATTGCTTCCACTTCCAAGTAGAACCCTCTTTGGTGTCTTTGACTTCAATTCCCAGTTCTGATAGTCTATTGCGTATTTCATCAGCTTTAGCAAAATTTTTTTGTAATCTAATTTCGTAACGTAATTTGAGAATTTCATCTATCAATTGATGTAAAAGTTCTGTTTGGTTTGTAGTAGTTTTTTCTTCTACTTTTATGCCCAAAATATCTACTACAAAAATTTTGTAAATATTTTGAAGTAAAGATAAGCTTTGAGCATTTATAGTTTTATTATGGTGTGTAATAGCTGTTTTGAACTCTAATCCACTATATAGATGAGCGATTAAAACAGGTGTGTTAAAGTCATCTTCTATGGCTTGATAGCATTTCTGTTGTAGTTGTTGAATTTCCTCAAAAGATACGGAGTTATTACTTTCGCTAGGGGTTAAGTTCATAAAAAATTGATAGCCTTCTAAAAGTCTTTGCAGTCCTTTTTCTGCAGCTTGTAGAGCTTCATTAGAAAAATCGAGTGTGCTGCGGTAGTGAGCTTG contains:
- a CDS encoding glycosyltransferase; protein product: MWIEIILGIYAVQVICYAVILWIERYKPHSQTYKKVAVLVACRNEEKNILPCLQSLYAQDYPKEYFEVWIGDDDSTDNTALIVQKFIKDKPNFHYVKITQNLWGLKAKQNVLAQLAHKTDAEILCITDADIITPKTWIGTLVSGFDSSKVGIVCGTTYILPKGFFNVLQSIDWLFYMGIAKANLNIRLPITAIGNNMAVRSAAYKAVGGYENIPFSFTEDYKLFKEILKRTDYTAKWIFSPLNTNITYGASSLHKWLQQRKRWLKGGMELPFFIWLLMLFNVCVEIVMCLSFIKSISLFAILFLCKTLVNSVLLLSIFSKLQTWYKNWLWAVPVYTLYQMGLIPILFVYFILPLKLKWKDREY